CTTCTTTGATTTAATGGTAACTCCCAAATTGATGAGTTCATCTGTTGTTTCAATGTTGCTTATTGGAATTAAAATTTTTTCCTGACTTTTTTCCGTATCAGTTGTTGTGTCTGAGTTTTCCAGATGTGCAATATTTGTTGCTCCTTTTTGAGCAACAAAGGAGGCGATAGTACAGGTGAAAAGTATCATCAAAATAGTTCCGTTCAAAATGCTTTCATTTAGCAATCGGATAGGTTCTCCCGTTTCAGTTTGTCCAACAGTAATGTTGTAACCAATTAAAACCGCTGCCAGGGTTGCGGCTGCTTGCGCATTACTTAAACCAAAAATTAATCTTCGCTCGTCCACTGAAAACTTATACGTCTTTTGAGTCAACCAGGCTGCAAGAAATTTTGCTGTGGTTGCGACAAAAATCATTACCGATGCGACCTTTATTGTTTCAAAATCCTTGAAAAATACCCGGTAATTAATGAGCATACCTACACCTATAAGAAAGAACGGAATAAAAATAGCGTTGCCTACAAATTCAATTCTGTTCATCAGGGGTGACGTATGCGGAATCAATCGGTTAAGGGCCAATCCAGATAAAAACGCTCCAATGATTGCTTCAATACCTGCCAGTTCTGCGAGAACTGCGCCAAGAAAAACCATTACCAAAACAAAAATGTATTGAGAAACATTGTCGTCAAACCGCTTAAAAAACCAACGACCGATAATGGGGAATATCAACATTACAATCAATCCAAAAACAAGAATAGAAACAGACAATCGTATCCAAAATGCAGTATTAACCTCCCCAGTTGTCATTCCTACGATAACTGCAAGAACCAATAGGGCTAAAGTATCCGTTATCATTGTTCCGCCCACAGTTATATTGACGGCTTTGTTTTTTGCCACGCCCATTTTACTAATTAATGGGTACGCAATTAGTGTGTGAGAAGCAAACATACTTGCCAATAAAACCGATGTTGGTAAGGAAAATTTTAAAACATACAATCCTGTTATTATTCCCATGGTCATTGGGATCAGGAATGTATATAAGCCAAATACCAGACTTTTTTTACTATTTTTCTTAAAGTCTACCAGGTCAATTTCCAAACCTGCAAGAAACATTATGTATAGAAGCCCCGCTGTTCCTGAAAGGATGATACCACTGTCTCTCTCCATTAGATTGATTCCATTAGGTCCTATAATCGCGCCTGCTATTATAAGTCCTAGAAGATGAGGGATTTTTATTTTATTTAGAAGGATAGGGGCGAATAGAATGATTACCAATATCAAAAGGAATTTCACTACCGGATTAGTAAGGGGTAAGGTTGTTTCTAATACGCTTGATAGTATCATTATTTTTCGCTTTTAAATCTACCGTATCGGCTTCTGTCCAGTGCTAAAATAGGTTGACCATTTAGGTCTACTACGTTACGCTACTGAGCTACTAATATCGGTATTTTTCTGTACGGTATTTACTTCTGGTTTTAATTAATGTTAGGGCAATCTATTTTAAATTTAAGGCTTAAACACATGCGTTTTAATTATAGATTGTGATTGGCTTGTAGCCCTTCTGAACTAGGATGAGGTTTACAATTGTAGAGTCGCATCAGGGTTTCTGTTTGCATATTCCGTAGATAAGCGTTGTTACAGGGATAGTATTATTATTTAAAACTGACGTTGATCCCGTTTGTTTCGGCCAAGTGGGTAGAGGTAGGGTTACCGTATTGCAAATCTGGTTGAGAGGGGAACCTTCTTAATAATCTCGAATTCTTTGATCTTGTGTTGTAGCTTTTACCCTCATTTAGTTTGCCCCTACCTTTTTTCTTTTGCTTTGAGCTATTTAATTTTATAGGCAATACAAAATTTTGAAAAATTGTAGGTTTGACGGTATAATTAATATTATTGGTGAATATACCTGGGATAATGAAGATAGCTTTATTTTTAAAATTAATAAAGATGGGTTTACCAAGTTAGAGGGGACCTTAAAGTTTTGCAGTTATGTAGAAATAATCATAAGGGAATCTGGAGTACTTTAAAGGCAGGAGTGGAATAAATCTTCTTCTAGCGAGTGAAAAATGGCCGAAAGTAAGGCTGTAATAAATAGCTCAGAAATATTTTGCTTTTATGTGCGTTCAATTCCTACCAGTATAGCAAGGCTTGCCATAATTTTCATGAACGGATTGTAATTAAAAGCATGTGCAAGAAACTGTCATTGATCTTAGTGGTCAATAGCTCTTGAAACAGGCATTAGCGATTTTGAAATCCGGTTTGCCCTACGATGAAAACCACGTGTCTGTTTTGTTAAAAGGGTAGGTCAAAAGTGGAATAAATGTAACAGCTAATATCTGGAATTGTAGATTTTAGCAACGGACAAATAGGTCTCAGATTTAATGTTGAAAAGAGTTAGTTTTTACCTCAGTTCTTTGCTGTACGTAGGCTTTTATCGTTTCGTTCATTACTTCCTTTGGGTATTTCCATTTTAACATTTGGTTTGGTGAACTGTTCAATCCGCTATTTATTTTTCGGAAAGGCAAATTTTCAAAACTTCCGTAATCAATTTTCCATTGCTCAATGCTAAACATACAATTATTCAGAGAACCATTCGCACTTCGGTCATTATTTGTTTCGCACAGTTTTATTTCTCCAATTAACGCACTCAAATTTTCGTAATCAATTTCAATTCCATCACTATTTAATTGGGAATGAAGAGTTTCTGTAAATATTCGTGAGATATTATTCAAATCAAATGTTTTTATGTCTGGCAATATCAGCAAATATTTGGTCAGTTTGTTTACTATCAGCCAGCATTTTTTTCTGTCCACATAAAAAATGGTTGCAACCCATTCGCCCAGGATTTTATTATCGGCTTCACTTTTTTTGACAATCGATTTTTGTATCGTTTTTTCAAGTTTTCGAGTTGTATATATTTGAGTGCAATTCATTCAGTATGTTGGTTTTATGCGTGTTTTTAGTAGCTTACTTACAACTTCTGGTATAAGATTAGTCGCGAGTGTCAGCAACTAGTTTAGCAAAACCACACCAGATAAAAAATTCGATGGGATTATTGTAAGCTAGGCCTGCACTAGCAATTCATTTATACTATGTTAACCGCCGTTTTTTCTTTTTTTTAATATATAGTTTTTTTAAATAGCTAATTCTTTAAAAAAATCCTTTATATCTTTTGCTAATAAATCTGGTTGCTCCATTGCTGCAAAATGTCCACCAGCAGGCATTTCCGTCCAATGGGTGATATTGAAACTTTTTTCGATGTATGAACGTGGTGGTGTAGGCAATTCTTTTGGGAATTTGGCGAATCCGACAGGAACTTTAATAAAATCGGTCTTACCAAATTTCAAGGGAAGTTTACTGTTTTCATTATACATTCGGATTGACGAATGAATACTTTGTGTAATCCAATAAAGCGTTACGTTTGCAAGCAATTCATCATTAGTGAAAATAGAATTAATGTTACCGTTATTTTCACTCCACGTATTGAATTTTTCTATAATCCAAGCACACAGTCCAATTGGCGAATCATTTAATCCGTAAGCCAGAGTCAAAGGTTTTGAGCTTTGAATATAAGAATATGCACCTTCTTTTGAAGCCCAGTCCAAAGCAAATTTTTGAAATGTTACAACTTCTTCAGTTAGTTGTTCTCCATCCTTTAAGTACGGCTTATAAGAACCAGAAATATAGTTTAAGTGCAGGCCAAGTACATTTTTAGGATATTTTAAAGATAGCCAAGTGCTTATTCCTGAACCAATATCTCCACCTTGTGTTCCATATTCCTTGTATCCCAATTCTGTCATTAATTTATGCCATATATCGGCAACAAGTGCAGAATTACAACCTTCAACTTTACTTGGGCTTGAATAGCCAAAACCAATTATTGACGGAATAACCAAATCAAAAGAAACATCTTGGTCCTCTGTTAATAAAGGTATTAGTTTCATCATTTCCAAAAATGATCCTGGCCATCCATGTGTAATAATTAAAGGAATAGATTTTTCCCCTTTTCCTTTTATATGCATAAAATGAATATCGTGATTGTCAATAGTTGCAATAAAATTTGGAAAGGAATTTATTTCTGCCTCAACTTCTCTCCAATCGAAACTGTTTAGCCAATGACCGGATAATTTTTTCATAAATGAAAGACTCGTTCCATAACTCCAATTGGAGTTGGATATTTCGTCTGGCCAACGAGTATTCTTAATTTTATTCTTTAAGTCATCAAGAATTTCTTCAGAAATATTTGCTACAAAAGGCTTTATCATTTTTAATTTAGATGTTGAATTCTGTCTTATGATGGCAGTTAACGTATTTGCTATATACTGCTTAAGTTCGATGCTCTTTAAATTTAGATATAAATCAGGAAGAACAAAAAGAGGATTAAGGTTAATATATACGTTGAAGCGTTAGACTTCATCAACACATTAGACTCCGCCCAGTCCAGGCATTGATAACCCCCTCTCTCTTTTTATTACTCTTAGCACGTTCAGTTCTGTGAGGCCTAGACCTCGTTTTTAAGCCTGCGCTGAGATTGTCGATGTGTTGTTGTGATCAAAGTAGCTTACTCTTTCTCAAAAGCAGTTGTTATGAATATATATAAAGAAACTTTTGGAGTTGATATCAGTACGGATTTCTTTGATGTTTATGGTAATGTTTGCGGTCATTCTCAATTTAAAAAGAGGAGCAGGGATTTAATTTATTTGTTAAGACAATAGCTTTAGATTTTCTGGTAGTTATGGAAGCTATCAGTTATTATCACTATTGACTAGCACAGTTTCCTTATAAAACTGAAATTACCGTATTTGTGCTGAACCCTTTGGCGGTCAGGCATTTTATACAAATAAAACTGGCCAGGATAAAGACCGATAAGAGCGATTCCAAAGCTATCTGTAATTTTTTTAGACTTATTAAGTGCAAAGATCAATTCCTTTTTATTATCAAATAAATGTTCTGGAATTTCACTTTCCACAATTCCTTATATTCATTTATTTTGACTAACAACTTGTCAAATTTAATTGATTGTTCTTTGGTTAGATTTAATTCCATACGCTACTTAAATATTTGCTAAAAAATGGCTAAGAGTAACCTTACCCTTAGCCATTTTATAAACTACCTTTTATCCCCTTGATTTCTCGATCTCCCGGGCAACCTGGGTGGCATCCCATTTTTTTTGTTCACTTTTTTCGGGATCGCTTTCTTTCAGGTCTTCTGCTTCTTGCTTTAAATTTTCGTACTTTTTAAGGAGTTCGCGTACTTCAGAATCTGGTGTGTTACTTTGCATAGTGTTTTTTTATTTGAAGATAAGCCAAAAACTGCAGAGCGCTTCGGCTTTAAGATTATTTACAATTATATTTTTTCAAGTAAAACAAGCGTATTTGGCGTATTTAAGGTGATTTTCTGATCTTTTACAACCGTTTCTGCGCCGCTATAGGTATCCCTTAGTTTCGTTCCTTCTGGAAAAACTGTGGCCGTTTTTAGCGTTTTTTCGCCTTTTGGCAAATCCAGTCCCACGAGCACATCGTCTGTATAGTTATCCTTTAAAAAGCTACGGTGAAAAACATACGGCTGCTGTGTGATCATTTTGTGCCTTCCGGCGCCAATTGCGGGGTGGTTTTTTCTAAAGCTGCCCAACTTCTGCCAGTGCTCTAAAATGTTTCGCGTAGCGGTAGCATCTATCGCATCCCAATTCATAAAAGAGCGCAATGTGGCATCACCTTCCGTGCCTGCAATGCTAAGGTTACGTGCAGTCTCGTCGCCGTAATAAACCTGTGAAAGCCCTGGGGTCAACAATAATTTTGTCCCGGTTTCATAGGGTTTTTCACGGTTTTTGTCAAAAGGGTCCCCGTCATCGTGGGAGGTTGCGTAGTTGAGCACGCTTTTCCCTTTTAAACTGCTGTGCAGGATGGAATCATATTTTGCAAACAGGGTCTCATAATCGCCCTGCGCATCATATTTAAACTGAAAGTTGATCAGGTCGTCAAAACCGTGCGCATAATAATCTACCGCGACCTCGCCAAAATTGAATTCCCGCCCGCCATCAATACTATAATTATAGACTTCGCCAAGCATAAAAAAGTCGTTGTCGTCAAGCACTTTTGCTGCATTTGCCTTTTTCCAGTCTGCAAATGCGACCGCCGCCTGTTGTTTAAGAACGCTCCATGCGCCTTCATTGACATGCTTTGCGGTATCCACGCGGTAGGCATCAATTCCCAGTTCACGCACATAATCGGTCAACCATTTGACAAGGTAATTCGTAGGTGTTTTTTTGAGTCCGCTGCTGGAAAAAAACGTGTTTAATTCTTCCATTTCCTGTTTAAAACGGCCTTCTTTTTGCCATTTTTCGGCTAAAAAAGCCGGAATTTCAACTTCTTCTTCGCTATCAGTTTTAATATCGGGAAGGTTTGCCACAAGGGTACATGCTACCGTAGATTCGTAGCTTTCATAAGTACATTGCGGTTGCTGCCGGGCCCAGTTTTCACCCCAGAAAGGATCTTTTTCGGTTACGGGTCCCGTATGGTTGAGCACCACATCCATGACTATACGTATCCCGTGATCGTGCGCTGTTTGAACCAATTCTTCAAGCGCTGCGAAGGTGCCAAAGTTGGGGTCCAGCGCGGTCCAGTCTTTTGCCCAGTAGCCGTGATAGGCATAGGTATTGCCCGTCCCTTCGTCTACCGCGCCGTGAATTTGCTCTACTACCGGCGTGAACCATAATGCATTGATGCCCAGCTTGTCAAAATAACCTTCTTCTATTTTAGCGG
This portion of the Flavimarina sp. Hel_I_48 genome encodes:
- a CDS encoding cation:proton antiporter: MILSSVLETTLPLTNPVVKFLLILVIILFAPILLNKIKIPHLLGLIIAGAIIGPNGINLMERDSGIILSGTAGLLYIMFLAGLEIDLVDFKKNSKKSLVFGLYTFLIPMTMGIITGLYVLKFSLPTSVLLASMFASHTLIAYPLISKMGVAKNKAVNITVGGTMITDTLALLVLAVIVGMTTGEVNTAFWIRLSVSILVFGLIVMLIFPIIGRWFFKRFDDNVSQYIFVLVMVFLGAVLAELAGIEAIIGAFLSGLALNRLIPHTSPLMNRIEFVGNAIFIPFFLIGVGMLINYRVFFKDFETIKVASVMIFVATTAKFLAAWLTQKTYKFSVDERRLIFGLSNAQAAATLAAVLIGYNITVGQTETGEPIRLLNESILNGTILMILFTCTIASFVAQKGATNIAHLENSDTTTDTEKSQEKILIPISNIETTDELINLGVTIKSKKNKDGLLALSIVDNNKMDGSSEKQARKILIKAAVTASATDNLIQQVLRYDLNIVNGITSVAKEHNITDLILGLHVNKGISDSFLGNLTEGILTKCNTTSLIYKPAQPFSTIKRHIIIVPENAENEIGFPFWIIKVWNIARNSGAKLIFYAAQETLNLIQEIQTKHPIACEFRNFNNWDHFLTLAGNFHQDDNLIIVLSRKDKPSFHSNMTKIPSYLNEYFKDTSYILIYPMQSGVADSSQINLKNPTFIEPLEKLDDMRKTVARLFRNK
- a CDS encoding DUF6933 domain-containing protein, whose protein sequence is MNCTQIYTTRKLEKTIQKSIVKKSEADNKILGEWVATIFYVDRKKCWLIVNKLTKYLLILPDIKTFDLNNISRIFTETLHSQLNSDGIEIDYENLSALIGEIKLCETNNDRSANGSLNNCMFSIEQWKIDYGSFENLPFRKINSGLNSSPNQMLKWKYPKEVMNETIKAYVQQRTEVKTNSFQH
- a CDS encoding epoxide hydrolase family protein, translated to MIKPFVANISEEILDDLKNKIKNTRWPDEISNSNWSYGTSLSFMKKLSGHWLNSFDWREVEAEINSFPNFIATIDNHDIHFMHIKGKGEKSIPLIITHGWPGSFLEMMKLIPLLTEDQDVSFDLVIPSIIGFGYSSPSKVEGCNSALVADIWHKLMTELGYKEYGTQGGDIGSGISTWLSLKYPKNVLGLHLNYISGSYKPYLKDGEQLTEEVVTFQKFALDWASKEGAYSYIQSSKPLTLAYGLNDSPIGLCAWIIEKFNTWSENNGNINSIFTNDELLANVTLYWITQSIHSSIRMYNENSKLPLKFGKTDFIKVPVGFAKFPKELPTPPRSYIEKSFNITHWTEMPAGGHFAAMEQPDLLAKDIKDFFKELAI
- a CDS encoding alpha-amylase family glycosyl hydrolase — protein: MCKLFKIILITGIFALGGCKTQTKETPQQTEFKTETPFVWEGANVYFLLTDRFNNGDTTNDLNFERDQETAVLRDFKGGDIKGITAKIEEGYFDKLGINALWFTPVVEQIHGAVDEGTGNTYAYHGYWAKDWTALDPNFGTFAALEELVQTAHDHGIRIVMDVVLNHTGPVTEKDPFWGENWARQQPQCTYESYESTVACTLVANLPDIKTDSEEEVEIPAFLAEKWQKEGRFKQEMEELNTFFSSSGLKKTPTNYLVKWLTDYVRELGIDAYRVDTAKHVNEGAWSVLKQQAAVAFADWKKANAAKVLDDNDFFMLGEVYNYSIDGGREFNFGEVAVDYYAHGFDDLINFQFKYDAQGDYETLFAKYDSILHSSLKGKSVLNYATSHDDGDPFDKNREKPYETGTKLLLTPGLSQVYYGDETARNLSIAGTEGDATLRSFMNWDAIDATATRNILEHWQKLGSFRKNHPAIGAGRHKMITQQPYVFHRSFLKDNYTDDVLVGLDLPKGEKTLKTATVFPEGTKLRDTYSGAETVVKDQKITLNTPNTLVLLEKI